From a region of the Heterodontus francisci isolate sHetFra1 unplaced genomic scaffold, sHetFra1.hap1 HAP1_SCAFFOLD_436, whole genome shotgun sequence genome:
- the LOC137365585 gene encoding uncharacterized protein translates to MSESKAPRFSDAAVEILVEQVRSRKEVFFPSDGRKMPRQTLRQAWDEVALNVNARTDIIRTGGQCRKKFNDITRTARDKLAHKPRKRTCIQELTQMEQEALDIIWLGSWRRMQNDSVGGRLTPGDQRTEKALSPAQRFQYINTGFAGGRDVQLSGCTESESFRNGEQKLAMVERRVQETDGRRASSASSSAEEHTDEEFTSPAFKMRIFHVHHQLLEALDNLSRNCLTLSERTEESVSILGDALSQYLTTLQSTKEPMVSSTDAAVMPPVQDPVVPDLASLIEAQTGAFQALTCTVSSGLERLVGYIDRGFGRVTALLQSTLPPVSAESWPHGTGTVHLVHSALSRGDIASVPVSIPQPSAATRPGSGLDQTALGTAVILQTVSKTPQTRVLRDHRL, encoded by the exons ATGTCGGAATCGAAAGCTCCGAGATTCAGCGATGCAGCTGTGGAGATTCTGGTGGAACAGGTGAGGTCCCGCAAGGAAGTCTTCTTCCCCTCGGACGGGAGGAAGATGCCCAGACAGACACTGCGCCAGGCCTGGGACGAGGTGGCCCTCAATGTGAATGCCAGGACTGATATCATCCGGACAGGggggcagtgccgcaagaagttcaacgaCATCACCCGCACTGCAAGG GACAAACTGGCACACAAGCCCAGGAAGAGGACCTGTATTCAGGAACTCACCCAGATGGAGCAAGAAGCTCTGGACATCATATGGCTcggcagctggagaagaatgcagaATGACAGTGTTGGAGGCCGGTTGACACCGG GGGACCAGCGAACAGAAAAGGCTTTGTCACCAGCACAAAGATTCCAGTACATCAACACGGGATTCGCTGGTGGAAGAGATGTCCAGTTGTCAGGATGCACGGAGAGTGAATCATTCAGGAATGGTGAGCAGAAGCTGGCCATGGTGGAAAGGAGAGTGCAGGAGACGGATGGCCGAAGGGCAAGCTCAGCTTCCAGCTCTGCCGAAGAGCACACGGATGAAGAGTTCACCAGCCCAGCCTTTAAAATGAGGATCTTCCATGTGCATCATCAACTGCTGGAGGCACTGGACAACCTGTCCAGGAACTGCCTCACCCTGTCTGAGAGGACGGAGGAGTCTGTGTCCATACTGGGTGATGCTCTGTCACAATACCTCACCACCTTGCAGTCCACCAAGGAGCCTATGGTGAGCTCCACGGACGCCGCTGTGATGCCCCCTGTCCAGGATCCGGTGGTCCCCGACCTGGCATCGTTGATCGAGGCTCAAACAGGCGCCTTTCAGGCTCTAACCTGTACCGTCTCCTCGGGTTTGGAAAGGCTGGTTGGATATATTGACCGTGGCTTCGGTCGTGTCACAGCTCTGCTGCAGTCAACTCTCCCACCGGTCAGTGCTGAGTCCTGGCCACATGGGACTGGCACCGTGCACCTGGTGCATTCTGCCCTCTCTCGGGGTGACATTGCATCCGTGCCCGTGTCCATTCCACAACCCAGTGCGGCCACACGGCCAGGAAGTGGGCTGGACCAGACTGCACTGGGGACTGCAGTGATACTGCAGACTGTGAGCAAGACCCCTCAGACTCGGGTTCTGAGGGACCACAGACTATGA